The following proteins are encoded in a genomic region of Hymenobacter siberiensis:
- a CDS encoding TonB-dependent receptor, with the protein MNNLRLRHLLLLALMLLTARLGWSQGATTAAMSGVISDKTGAGLPGATVIAIHTPTNTKYVAPTNSDGRFNIQNMRVGGPYTVRVTFVGYKDVTREGISLSLGQNQRLDVKLDDATTELTEVTVSGRRDPVMNADHTGASTTVQRETIERLPTLNRSLNDFTRLTPQANGQSFGGRSSGYNNITIDGAIFNNAFGLQSTVGGQAGAQPISLDAIDQIQVSIAPFDVRQGSFTGAGINVVTRSGSNKVQASVYDFYRNQNLVGSKVGDVTSDYSKFNLNNIGFRVGGPIIKDKLFFFVNGESERRNDPPSGNYAANNNPGVTPPLGGTVSTAKSADLDFLSNFLQSQYGYNPGPYQGYQLKSNSDKATVKLDWNINNNNRFNIKYNYLKSYADIPPSTSGAIAGQRSQSYYGLPYLSSYYRINNNLNSIIAELNSTLGGGKYSNNLTAGYSAFRDSRESSGGIFPLVDIGTSEGRSGTGGISATNSLTSFGYEPFSAFNVLNSDVYQIGDNFTAYLGKHNVTVGTYNEYYKFRNGFAPNYYGNYSFNSLEDFYASAGFNYTRGDATNGYAPSTSPLTGTRPGPQRYNLQYSALSDRSFPFADITAAQLGLYVQDEWSPRSNLKVTYGIRADLPYLTSELTQNTVAANLTFRDGVKINTGSVPKKNVLFSPRAGFNWDVNDDRKTQLRGGTGIFTGRVPFVWLSNQASNNGVQFGSYSYTGSGTLNAASGQGTPSYFNPNVETYRPQSAAANSSYNLAVTDADFKFPQVWRTNLAVDQELFGGVIGTLEAFYTKDINSVYHQNVNLPGTEANPFNRANGADNRPIFYSFGAVTNGLAAQTANYRLYSGAGGLSATNPNITDAILMKNTSKGYSYAVTAQVQKSFSSGFYLSAAYTYSDSRSVNDGGSIATSIFRDRSISGDPNANVLSYSNFLQQHRVIASASYRKEYVGHLATTLSLFYQAAPAGRYSYVYSGDMNGDNQNSNDLMYIPRNAGEINLRDITLSTAQGGGIYTASQQFADLDAFINQDSYLSKHRGEYAERNGAVLPWWNTMDFRLLQDIFTNIGENRNTLQISLDVFNVGNLLNKNWGTLRSPNRTNPLKFDGYNAAGQPVFELPYLTNPVKNADNTVTPGVKLTDTFRDNVTGISSRWQGQVGVRYIFN; encoded by the coding sequence ATGAATAATTTACGTTTACGCCACTTGCTACTGCTGGCGCTGATGCTCCTGACGGCCCGACTGGGCTGGAGCCAAGGCGCGACCACAGCAGCTATGAGCGGAGTTATCTCCGATAAGACCGGCGCGGGCCTGCCCGGTGCCACCGTAATTGCCATTCATACGCCCACCAACACGAAGTACGTGGCGCCCACCAACTCCGATGGCCGCTTCAACATCCAGAACATGCGCGTGGGTGGCCCTTACACAGTTCGCGTAACGTTCGTAGGCTACAAGGACGTTACCCGTGAGGGCATTTCCCTGAGCCTGGGCCAGAACCAGCGTCTCGACGTGAAGCTGGACGACGCAACCACCGAGCTGACCGAAGTAACGGTGAGCGGCCGCCGCGACCCGGTGATGAACGCCGACCATACTGGGGCCAGCACCACGGTACAGCGCGAAACCATTGAGCGTCTGCCCACCCTGAACCGTTCGCTGAACGACTTTACCCGCCTCACGCCCCAGGCCAACGGCCAGAGCTTCGGCGGCCGTAGCAGCGGCTACAACAACATCACCATCGACGGTGCCATCTTCAACAATGCTTTCGGCTTGCAGTCGACGGTAGGTGGTCAGGCTGGTGCCCAGCCCATTTCGCTGGACGCTATCGACCAGATTCAGGTGAGCATTGCTCCTTTTGACGTGCGTCAGGGTTCGTTCACGGGTGCTGGTATCAACGTGGTGACCCGCTCGGGCTCGAACAAGGTTCAGGCTTCCGTTTACGACTTCTACCGCAACCAGAACCTGGTAGGTAGTAAGGTGGGCGATGTAACGTCGGACTACTCCAAATTCAACCTAAACAACATCGGCTTCCGCGTAGGTGGCCCGATTATCAAGGATAAGCTGTTCTTCTTCGTGAACGGCGAAAGCGAGCGTCGCAATGACCCGCCTTCCGGCAACTACGCCGCCAACAACAACCCTGGTGTTACCCCCCCGCTGGGCGGCACCGTATCAACGGCCAAAAGTGCTGACCTGGACTTCCTCAGCAACTTCCTGCAGTCGCAGTACGGCTACAACCCCGGCCCGTACCAAGGCTACCAGCTGAAGTCGAACAGCGACAAGGCTACGGTTAAGCTCGACTGGAACATCAACAACAACAACCGCTTCAACATTAAGTACAACTACCTGAAGTCGTACGCCGATATTCCGCCAAGCACTTCCGGTGCCATTGCCGGTCAGCGCTCGCAGTCGTACTACGGCCTGCCCTACCTGTCGTCATACTACCGCATCAACAACAACCTGAACTCGATTATTGCCGAGCTGAACAGCACGCTGGGCGGCGGTAAATACTCGAACAACCTGACGGCCGGCTACTCGGCATTCCGCGACTCCCGCGAAAGCTCGGGAGGTATCTTCCCGCTGGTTGACATTGGTACCTCCGAGGGCCGCAGCGGTACGGGTGGCATCTCGGCTACCAATTCGCTGACTTCTTTCGGCTACGAGCCTTTCTCGGCTTTCAACGTGCTGAACTCGGATGTATACCAGATTGGTGACAACTTCACGGCTTACCTCGGCAAGCATAACGTGACGGTAGGTACCTACAACGAATACTACAAGTTCCGTAACGGCTTTGCCCCGAACTACTACGGCAACTACTCCTTCAACTCGCTGGAGGACTTCTACGCCTCGGCAGGCTTCAACTACACCCGCGGCGACGCCACGAACGGCTACGCACCTTCTACCTCGCCCCTCACCGGCACGCGTCCCGGCCCGCAGCGCTACAACCTGCAGTATTCGGCCCTTTCGGACCGCTCGTTCCCCTTCGCCGACATCACGGCCGCTCAGCTCGGCTTGTATGTACAGGATGAATGGTCGCCCCGCAGCAACCTGAAAGTGACCTATGGTATCCGGGCCGACCTACCCTACCTGACCTCGGAACTGACGCAGAACACTGTAGCTGCCAACCTCACTTTCCGCGACGGTGTAAAGATTAACACGGGCTCTGTGCCCAAGAAAAACGTTCTGTTCTCGCCCCGCGCCGGCTTCAACTGGGATGTGAACGACGACCGCAAAACGCAGCTGCGTGGTGGTACGGGTATCTTCACCGGTCGTGTACCGTTTGTGTGGCTCTCGAACCAGGCCAGCAACAACGGCGTCCAGTTCGGCTCTTATAGCTACACTGGCTCCGGTACTTTGAACGCCGCTTCCGGCCAGGGTACGCCTTCATACTTCAACCCCAACGTAGAAACTTACCGTCCGCAGAGTGCGGCCGCTAACTCCTCGTACAACCTGGCGGTAACAGATGCAGACTTCAAATTCCCCCAGGTTTGGCGTACCAACCTGGCCGTTGACCAGGAATTGTTCGGTGGCGTAATTGGTACGTTGGAAGCCTTCTACACGAAGGACATCAACTCCGTTTACCACCAGAACGTGAACCTGCCCGGCACGGAGGCAAATCCTTTCAACCGTGCTAATGGCGCTGATAACCGTCCGATTTTCTATTCGTTCGGCGCAGTCACTAACGGTTTGGCAGCGCAAACTGCCAATTACCGCCTCTACAGCGGTGCGGGTGGCTTGTCAGCCACTAACCCCAACATCACGGATGCTATCCTGATGAAGAACACCAGCAAAGGCTACTCCTACGCCGTGACGGCCCAGGTGCAGAAGTCGTTCAGCAGTGGTTTCTACCTGAGCGCGGCTTACACGTACTCGGATTCGCGTTCGGTGAACGACGGGGGCTCGATTGCCACCTCCATCTTCCGCGACCGTTCGATTTCGGGTGACCCGAATGCCAACGTGCTGAGCTACTCCAACTTCCTGCAGCAGCACCGCGTTATTGCCTCGGCTTCGTACCGCAAAGAGTATGTAGGCCACCTGGCCACTACGCTCTCGCTGTTTTACCAGGCTGCTCCCGCCGGCCGTTACTCCTACGTGTACTCGGGCGACATGAACGGTGACAATCAGAACTCAAACGACCTGATGTACATCCCACGCAACGCCGGCGAAATCAACCTGCGTGATATTACCCTGTCGACGGCGCAGGGTGGCGGCATTTATACCGCATCTCAGCAGTTTGCCGACCTGGATGCCTTCATCAACCAAGACAGCTACCTGAGCAAGCACCGCGGCGAGTACGCCGAGCGTAACGGCGCTGTGCTGCCATGGTGGAACACGATGGACTTCCGTCTGCTGCAGGACATCTTCACCAACATCGGTGAAAACCGCAACACCCTGCAGATTAGCCTCGACGTCTTCAACGTGGGCAACCTGTTGAACAAGAACTGGGGCACCCTGAGGTCGCCCAATCGTACCAACCCGCTTAAGTTTGATGGCTACAATGCTGCCGGCCAGCCGGTATTTGAGCTACCTTATCTGACCAATCCGGTTAAAAACGCTGATAACACCGTAACGCCCGGTGTGAAACTGACCGATACTTTCCGTGACAACGTGACTGGCATCAGCTCGCGCTGGCAGGGCCAGGTGGGCGTTCGCTACATCTTTAACTAA
- a CDS encoding C40 family peptidase, whose product MTLTLLASCHRKLNYRDGQYRSAREMVRLKKGGRVSPTGKSKVVRATPNGAKTKVVTKRPARAGSATGTLASVIEAARSYQGTPYLYGGTTRLGLDCSGLLQLSFGEAGVTIPRSSNEQAVWGDPVKSTDLQPGDLVFFGGSPGSRTITHVGMVTVADEEGVDFIHASTSLGVVENSLESDYYLSRFIRAVRPRL is encoded by the coding sequence ATGACTTTGACCTTGTTAGCCAGCTGCCACCGCAAGCTTAACTATCGCGACGGCCAATACCGCTCGGCCCGCGAAATGGTGCGCCTGAAAAAGGGCGGCCGGGTAAGCCCGACCGGCAAATCTAAGGTCGTAAGGGCCACCCCCAACGGTGCCAAAACCAAAGTGGTAACCAAGCGCCCCGCCCGCGCGGGCAGCGCCACCGGCACCCTGGCCTCCGTGATTGAGGCCGCCCGCTCCTATCAGGGCACTCCTTATCTATACGGCGGCACCACGCGCCTGGGCCTCGACTGCTCGGGCCTGCTGCAATTATCTTTTGGCGAGGCCGGTGTCACTATTCCGCGCTCGTCTAATGAGCAGGCCGTGTGGGGCGACCCCGTGAAATCCACCGATTTACAGCCCGGCGATTTAGTATTTTTTGGGGGCTCGCCCGGCAGCCGCACTATTACCCACGTGGGAATGGTGACGGTAGCCGACGAAGAAGGTGTCGATTTTATTCACGCGTCGACTTCGCTGGGCGTTGTCGAAAACAGTCTGGAGTCTGATTATTACCTCAGCCGGTTCATTCGGGCCGTGCGGCCCCGGCTATGA
- a CDS encoding FAD-binding oxidoreductase, whose translation MNFNALTSELIVAFEAIVGPAHVLTAQRADATATADAYADYGRDHTEDLHFAPDVVLRPADADEISRIMRLCHEHRIPVTPRGAGTGLSGGALPLHHGVVLSTERLNKIVQIDERNLQATVEPGVVNEAFQNAVKEVGLFYPPDPASKGSCFLGGNLAHSSGGPKAVKYGTTRDYVLNLQVVLPTGEIIWTAANTLKNSTGYNLTQLMVGSEGTLGIITKVVFRLLPFPQQNILMLVPFRQVAQAAEAVSAVFRAGIIPSGMEFMEREAIAWSSDYLKIPLTLPEDIQAHLLIELDGQDLDQLYKEAEQVYGVLEHYDVGEILLADTAGQKDDLWKIRRNIGNSVRYNSVYKEEDTVVPRAELPTLLKGVKEIGARYGFKTVCYGHAGDGNLHVNIIRGELDDEMWNVGLRQPISEIFELCVKLGGTISGEHGIGLVQKGYIGIALKEANLNLMRGIKGVFDPNGILNPGKIF comes from the coding sequence ATGAATTTTAACGCTCTTACCTCCGAATTAATTGTTGCTTTCGAGGCTATCGTCGGCCCGGCGCACGTTCTCACCGCCCAGCGCGCCGATGCCACCGCCACCGCCGATGCCTACGCCGACTACGGCCGCGACCACACCGAAGACCTTCATTTTGCGCCCGATGTGGTGCTGCGCCCGGCCGATGCCGACGAAATAAGCCGGATTATGCGCCTGTGCCACGAGCACCGCATCCCCGTCACGCCGCGTGGGGCAGGTACGGGCCTGAGCGGCGGCGCGCTGCCGCTGCACCACGGCGTGGTGCTGAGCACCGAGCGGCTCAACAAAATAGTTCAGATTGACGAGCGCAACCTGCAGGCCACCGTGGAGCCCGGCGTGGTGAACGAGGCGTTTCAGAACGCCGTGAAGGAAGTGGGCCTGTTTTATCCGCCCGACCCGGCCAGCAAGGGCAGCTGCTTTCTGGGCGGCAACCTGGCCCACAGCAGCGGCGGCCCCAAAGCCGTGAAATACGGCACCACCCGCGACTACGTGCTGAATTTGCAAGTGGTGCTGCCCACCGGCGAAATCATCTGGACGGCCGCCAATACCCTCAAAAATTCCACCGGCTACAACCTTACTCAACTTATGGTGGGTTCGGAGGGTACGCTGGGCATTATCACCAAAGTGGTGTTCCGGCTCCTGCCGTTCCCGCAGCAGAATATTCTGATGTTGGTGCCCTTCCGGCAGGTAGCGCAGGCGGCGGAGGCAGTTTCGGCCGTGTTCCGGGCCGGCATCATCCCCTCGGGCATGGAGTTTATGGAGCGCGAAGCCATTGCCTGGTCTTCGGATTATTTGAAAATTCCGCTCACTCTGCCCGAGGATATTCAGGCCCACCTGCTCATCGAGCTCGACGGCCAGGACTTGGACCAGCTTTACAAGGAAGCCGAGCAGGTGTACGGTGTGCTGGAGCACTACGATGTGGGCGAAATCCTCCTCGCCGACACCGCTGGCCAGAAGGACGACCTGTGGAAGATTCGCCGCAACATCGGCAATTCGGTGCGCTATAATTCCGTGTATAAGGAAGAGGACACCGTGGTGCCCCGCGCCGAGCTGCCCACCCTGCTCAAAGGCGTGAAGGAAATAGGAGCCCGCTACGGTTTCAAAACCGTGTGCTACGGCCACGCCGGCGACGGCAACCTGCACGTCAACATCATCCGCGGCGAGCTGGACGACGAGATGTGGAACGTGGGCCTGCGCCAACCCATCTCCGAAATTTTCGAGCTCTGCGTAAAGCTCGGCGGCACCATTTCCGGCGAGCACGGCATCGGGCTGGTGCAGAAAGGCTACATCGGCATCGCCCTGAAGGAAGCTAATTTGAACCTGATGCGCGGCATCAAAGGCGTGTTCGACCCGAATGGGATTCTGAACCCGGGAAAGATTTTTTAA